Proteins encoded within one genomic window of candidate division WOR-3 bacterium:
- a CDS encoding energy transducer TonB, which translates to MPDGIALRNITIPEDRRSPVIWIAIILSAVVHLGSMFGFSNLKPTAVRPGEDLIQVNVYDITRRPEVAKVVPKQEIGGGDAPGLVDAASMSYTPSGTPDGPTIDLRAALDRGPSQAKIDLSRYELDRSAGTMDLVYLGGKGSSQSTDEILSQPAIALTRAPGRGSGDGRGVPGIPQPAAQLTIERRELAKPTARSLPASADRDLPTVEAPVTRGTNFTIAGPISQREITRKLLPRYPKWALERRVSGTAVVRIWVQPDGQVKGVPTVESSSGYPDLDRVVVDALRGWEFAALRPDVKSEDQWGEITFRFVLS; encoded by the coding sequence ACGGAATCGCGCTCCGAAACATCACCATCCCCGAGGATCGTCGGTCCCCGGTGATTTGGATTGCCATCATCCTCTCGGCAGTAGTTCACCTGGGGAGCATGTTCGGCTTTTCCAACCTGAAGCCGACCGCGGTCAGACCCGGGGAAGACCTCATCCAGGTCAACGTCTATGACATCACACGTCGGCCTGAAGTCGCGAAAGTCGTACCCAAACAAGAGATCGGGGGCGGCGACGCACCCGGACTCGTCGATGCCGCCTCGATGAGCTACACGCCGTCCGGGACCCCTGACGGCCCGACAATCGACCTGCGGGCCGCACTCGACCGCGGCCCGTCGCAGGCGAAGATCGATCTCAGCCGATACGAACTGGACCGTTCTGCCGGTACCATGGACCTTGTCTACCTTGGCGGTAAGGGTAGTTCGCAGTCCACTGACGAGATTCTCTCCCAGCCGGCAATCGCCCTGACCCGCGCGCCCGGTCGGGGCAGCGGGGACGGCCGCGGCGTCCCTGGCATACCCCAGCCCGCCGCGCAACTGACTATCGAACGCCGCGAACTGGCGAAACCCACCGCCCGCAGCTTGCCGGCCAGCGCTGACCGGGACCTGCCCACGGTGGAAGCCCCCGTCACCCGCGGAACGAACTTCACCATCGCCGGGCCGATCTCCCAGCGCGAGATCACCAGGAAACTCCTACCGCGGTATCCGAAGTGGGCACTCGAGCGCCGCGTATCCGGCACCGCCGTGGTGCGGATCTGGGTTCAGCCCGACGGTCAAGTCAAAGGTGTGCCCACTGTGGAGTCAAGTTCTGGCTATCCGGACCTGGACCGGGTCGTCGTGGACGCGCTGCGCGGATGGGAGTTCGCGGCGCTGAGACCCGATGTCAAGTCGGAGGACCAGTGGGGCGAAATCACATTCCGATTCGTCCTGTCTTGA